CTTGTATTATTTTCTATAATGACAGCTTGGTATAATTTTTTAGTGTGAAAATTATGCCAAGCTGTCATTATTATATTGTAACAAAACTGTAATATAAAAAAGTTATTATGTTTTTATACTTAAACATGACTAAGGAGTTTTTATATGCTAGATTTAACTAAAAAAACAATATATATGATACTTATTTCCTTTATTGGTCTTTTTATAGGTTCATCATTTTTTATTAGAGCAAAGTATAATTCTTTTGTTTATGGTGATAAACCTATACTTCAAAATCAAGAAATCGGTATTTTTCTCTTAATAGCCGTAATTTTGATTATTTTAAGTATAGCTTTATATAAATTGTCTTTAAAACTTAATAGATTTAGTAAAAAAATCATAATTCCAGTAGTACTTATCTTTAGTTTTTCTATCCAAATTGTAATTATATTTTTATTTACAAAATTACCCGAGGCTGATTCTAAAACCGTATTATCAATAGCATTAAACATGCTTTATAAATATAATTATTCAGCCTTTCAGGCAAAAGGATATCTTTATATGTTTCCTTTTAACTTTTCTACAGTTTTATACTTAGAAACGTTATTATCCATCTTTCCTAATAACTATTTAATAATAAAAATTTTTAATATATTATTTACTCTTATTACATCTTTAATGATTTATTTAATATATAGAGAATTAAATTATAAATCAAAAAGTAATGATTATGGTGTGCTAATATTTGCAGCAACGTATATACCTTCATTACTTATGTGCAATTATATATACAATGATATTATAGCAACAACACTTCTTACCTCGGCAGTGTATTGCATCATAAAGTTTATAAAAGAAAAATCAATTAAATATATTATAATTTCCTCGATTCTTTTATCAATAGGAAACTATTTTAGAGGAATAGGTGCAATTTTTCTAATTGCTGGCTTAATATACATACTTATAAATATAAAAGAAATTGGAATTAATAAAGTATTAACAGCTTTTTGTATACTCCTTGCTTTATTTAATCTTCCAGCTTGGACTGAAGATGCTATTTTAAAGTCAAATGGTATTGTCAGTGAATCCATTAATAAAAATTCAGCTCCAATATATATGTGGCTAAATATGGGCCTTAATCAAGATACTTTAGGCTATTGGGATAATATGAAAAGCTATAATATTTATCAAAGAAACGCTAATTATAATAAAGAAAAAAGTTCAGAATTGTTTAAGAACGAGATAGAAAAAAAGTTGTCCAATACATCTCTTCCTAACTTAGCAAAGTTTTACTACGAAAAAGTTTTATGGACCTGGACTGAAGGAACATATCAAATTGAAACCTTTGGTATAGGTAATTCTGCAGCAACCAATTCTAGACAAAAAATGAATAGATATAATCAACAATATAGCTATCCCACTTTTGCAACAGAATTATTTAAAGGCGATTCAATATATAGAAGTGGTTTAAATTGGATTTTATATGTAATGAATTTTCTAATGTATTGTTTAATCCTTATAAAATTAGTATTAGGAATGAAATCTAAAAAATTCAATGAAGTTTTTTTAAGCTTAATAATCTTAGGGTTCATAGGTTTTTATATTTTATGGGAAATTAAATCTAGATATATTTATCCAGTATATCCTTTATTAATAGTGTTATCTTATATGGGCTTCAAAGATACATATGACTTAATTTCAATTAGAAATTTTAAACAATCAATCTCGCAATTACTTAGAAAGGAACTTTAAATATATGCGTAAAATAATACTTTACCTCATTCTAATCACATTATTGATTATTAGTTCTACATTTTTAGTTTCTTGTAATGCAATTACAGCTCAAAATATAAATTTTGATTCTTCTAATATAAAAGATGATTTTGGCATAGATGAAATTCCTGAAATCCACGATAATCCAGAAACTGATAATAAACCTGACATAAAAAATAAATCTTCCATAGCTTTTTATTCAAATGAATTTGATGCAGTTTCTCCAAACATTGACGAAGATTTTAGTATTCATGGTGAACCTCATCAAAATAATATATCATCTTCTGCAAAAAAATAGATGGATAAGCTCCATCTATTCTTTATCTAAAAATTATAATATCATTTATATTTCTATAGTTGCTTGTCAATGCAACCACAATCCTCTATATTGTTATCACCTTCATAATGGGTTTTTTTCAATTTTTCATGATCAATTTTCCTCATCGTAATATAATATGCACCAGCAAGTGGAATACAAGCACCAATCCATGCTAAGGGACTTGCTAAAGATACTCCTAAAAAACCAAATGGCTTAGCTAACATAATTGCAGCAAAGGTTCTCATAAGTAACTCCATGATTCCTGCAACTGTTGGGATAAAGCTTTGACCAAGCCCTTGAAGAGTGTACCTATATATAAAAAGTAGTGAAAGTATAAAGTAAAAAATTCCATTTGCTGTCAAGTAAACTTGAGATAACGATATTACCTCTGTTTGGTCAGACCCAACAAAAATTGAAGTTAGTATATGTCCTGCAAATATATTTATAAGTCCTACAATAATACTAAATGACACTGAAATAAAAATGCATTTTCTTACCCCTTGTTTTATTCTTTCAAATTTTTCTGCCCCATAATTTTGTGCAGTATATGTAGCCATTGTGATTCCAAAGGACATCATTGGTTGAATTGCAATAGTGTCAATTTTTTGAGCTGCAGTATATGCTGCAACAGATACAGCTCCAAGACTATTTAGTGCAAATTGGACTGCAATTGCACCAATTGCTATTATAGAAGCTTGAAATCCCATTGGCAAAGACATTCTTACATGCTCTAAAAAAACATCCCTTGATAACTTTATATCACTTTTTTTCAATCTAAGTATTGGTAAATTTCTTTTTATATACCATATGCATAATAAAGCTGAAACTCCTTGAGCAATAACTGTTGCAAGTGCAGCTCCACTTACCCCCATTTTAAATATTAAAATAAAACCAAATTCTAAAACAATATTTAAAATACAAGCTATTATCAGGTAAATTAAAGGTGTTTTACTATCCCCTAAAGCTCTGATAATATTTGAGAAAAAATTAAAAAACATCGATGCAATAATCCCAAGAAATATGATAAACACAAAATTATAAGCATCATCAATAATTTCTGTAGGTGTATTCATTGCTACTAATATAGGCCTAGCTAAAATAGTACTAATCGTAGTAAGAATTATTGTCACTATCATACTTATTACTATACCTGTAAAATAACTTTCTTTTATCGCCTTTTTATCGCCAGCACCAAATTTCTGAGCTGTAATAATTGAAAGTCCTGAGGTTAATCCTTGAGCAAATCCTAATATTAAAAACATTATGCTTCCTGTACATCCAACAGCTGCTAAAGCATTAATACCTATAGTACGACCAACAATAAACGTATCAGCTATATTATAAAATTGTTGAAAGATATTACCTATTAATAATGGCACTGTAAATAACAATATTAACTTGGCAGGATTACCTTTTGTCAAATTTCTAGTCCCAGCCACTTAACTTCCCCCTTAAATCATTTTTTAACTTTGTAACGGAAATAATTTTTCGTATCTTATACATTCTATATCTTTCGTCCCCATTTTGTCCACTTCAAAACTTGATTTTTTTGTATTTATCGACTTAATTCTTTTGCTGCCTTCCTTGCATACATATCACAAAGGGAATTTTCAAAATGATCTGAATGCCCCTTTACCCATTGAAATTCAATATATTTATCATTGCAGGCTTCGTCAAAACTAAGCCATTTTTCTATATTTTTTGGTGGCTCGCCATTGACGGTTTTAAAGCCATTAAATTTCCAAATAGGCAACCATTCTGTTAACCCCTTTCTTACATATTGACTATCTGTAATTATTCTCAATCTTTTGATATCTTTTAATATTTTCAGAGCTTTTATTGCTGCTTCAAGTTCAGCTTGACAGCTGCCAATTTTATCTACTTTTTCAGTATATAAATTATATTTTCCTTCTAAATCTTCTATTATAAAAGCATAACCACCATATTCTTTTTTTTCAAGATAACTAGCATCTGTGAATATCTTATAAATTTTTTTATCAACCTTATGTTCCTCTATTGCATAACTTTTGTAATTATTATTCCTTTTATCTAAAACTAGAATTTTACTTCTATCATTAAAAGCTGCTACATCTTTGCCATCACTTAAAACAAATTTAACAGCAAATCCCACAAAATATGTATCCCTTCGTTTGTTGTGAAGCATCTTTCTAAGTTGATATTCATTAATTTTTAGATAATCTGTTAGAATATTATCACTTAAAAACTGCAATTCCTTTTTAATTGTATTAAATTCTATAACAGAAGATTCTAAATCCCTACTTATTTTAATTTTATAATTATCATCTTTAGCATCAATTATTTCCATTGTAAAAAGTATCATTTTCATAAAACTACCCTCTTGTTTCTTTTAATTTGTCTATCCATTATTAACTCCTTATGATTTATTTTATAATTTTAAAAACTACAATAAATTCATAAAGTAAAAATATCGTAATAATAAGTATTGTTCCATAAATTAGTATACCTTTCCACCAAAGCTTCCATTGTTCTTTAATAAATAAAATCCGATTAGTATGATTCACAAATTTATGTATCCAAACTCGCTTCCACCATGCAAGAATTGAAAATATAGCTAATACTGCAAATAGAAATATAGAAAAATTTAAATCTTCAACTAGTCCATTGCCTGTTATGCTCAAAACTATATATCCAGGCAGTCTTCCTAATATTGAGATGATAACCAACGTAGAAATTTTAATTGTAGTTAAGCCTGCAATAAAAGAAATAATATCATCTGGAAATGCTGGTAATAGAAATATTAAGAAAAATATTAATGGTCCTTGTTCCTTTGTTAAATGATCAAACTTATTTAAGAATTTTTCACTAACAAATCTATTTACAAATGGTCTGCCTAATCTTCTCGTTATGATAAAAATAATTGTAAATCCAATAGTTGAGCCTATTATTGTATAAATAACTCCTAAAACTGGTCCAAATAAAATTCCTCCTATTAAACCAATTACTTGGCCTGGTATAGGTGCTATAATAACCTGAATAATCTGCATTAGTATATAAATTAATGGTGCAAAAGCACCTGCACCACTTATTATTTTTCTAGCTTTATCTGGACTACTAAAAGCTGTAAGAAACGGCCATGAGAAATATATAACACTTCCAAAGAAAATAATTAAAATAGTAATCAACAGAATAATCTTTTGAAATTTATATTTTGAAGATTTCATTAATATTAACACCTCCAAACTTTATTTAATGTTTTTAAAATTATACTAATCCCCTTTCAATCATCTTAATCTAAAAAAAGAACCTAGTAAAGCTTTGAATGCTTTCTAGGTTCTTCAAACTTATATTATTTTATACTTTGATTTAATTAATAACAACAAACTATCTTAGAATATCCTGTGTAAATACATCTAAGTCTACATTACCATTAATTCCATCAATATATCCTTGATCTGTATATTGATGTCCTGCTCTATTACTCCAAATATTATTTGCTGGTAAATTAAATATTCCTTTAGAATAATTTGCTTCCCATAAAGTATATTTAGATAACCTGTTGTCTAAATTATTAATAAAATTAGAATATGTATATATACACACATCCATATTACTTAATCTCTTAAATTCATTTATAAATCTAATTGTATAATCCATAACATCAAACCCACTACTTTCAACGTCTAATACAGGTTTCAAGTCATTTTGCTTATCTTTAATTTTATTATAAAAATTTTGTGCTTGAGTTTCAGGAGAGCTTGTCCCAACTAAAAAATGATAAAAGCCAGTTTTTAAGCCTGCACTTTTAGCTCCATTATAGTAAGTTCCTAAATAATTATCTACATAAGTTGTTCCTTCAGTAGCTTTTATGTATACAAATTGAATACCAGCCGACTTGACTTTTGCAAAATCTATATCTCCATTGTAGTGGCTAATATCAATTCCTTTATACTTACTTCCTGGAATCGTTCCCGGATTTCCTGGTCCAATTTTTTTCCCATCTGGTCCAAGTTTGAATCCATCGCTTGTAGTAGTATTTGTAAGCATTTTTCCTGTTCGAGTATCTAAATAATAGTAATCAGTTCCAACATTAACCCAACCTGTTGCCATTGCACCACTATCTTTTAAATAATACCATGTATCACCAAGATTTATCCAGCCTTTAGCCATAGCACCTGTATCATATAAATAGTACCAATCCCCATTATCAAAAATCCATCCGCTGCTCATACTTCCGCTACTACTAAAATAATACCAATGATTACTTAACTGTACCCAACCTTTGGCCATTGAACCATTACCATAAAACATATAAATCTTATTATCTATTTTATTAAGTCCAGTTATCATAGCTCCAGAATCATTTAAATAGTACCAAATATTATTTAATTGCTTCCACCCTGAAACCATACTTCCTGATGCATTTAAATAATACCATGTTCCATTATAGTTCAACCAGCCTGTTGCCATTTTACCATCACCATTTAAATAATACCAATTATTATCTGGATTAATCCATCCAGTTGCTCTTGTATTATTAGATTTATAGTAGTACCAATATCCATTTTCCCTTTTCCAACCAATAGTTGATGTAACATTAATAACATTAGTCTTATTAGCACTATTAGTAACATATTGCGAAATGACACTTAAGGCTTCTGGCTTAGTTTCTGGTACTCCTGGATTAGGAATAGCACTAGATGCTTGAGTAGCAGTTGTCATAGAATCACTAGTTGCAGCTTGTACCCCTATCATTTGTCCTAAACTTAACATAATTGCAAAAGCTAAAACAAATATAGTTATTTTCTTTTTCATTTTCACAGGAATCCTTCTCCTTTTTTCTTTAGTAATTTCATAATAAATTGTATTTATCGAACCCTCCTTATTGTGTATATCCCATTTATATTATATAAGCGTCAACCTTTGTAAACAATAAATTAACCATGGGAATTATGGATTTTTTTGTATGTAATAATAATTATTTATTGATAATTGTTGAAATTTTCTAAATATTCTAGTATAATTAGTATTAACATACAAGTAAGGAGTGATGTTAAAT
The window above is part of the Clostridium saccharoperbutylacetonicum N1-4(HMT) genome. Proteins encoded here:
- a CDS encoding GH25 family lysozyme, with the protein product MKKKITIFVLAFAIMLSLGQMIGVQAATSDSMTTATQASSAIPNPGVPETKPEALSVISQYVTNSANKTNVINVTSTIGWKRENGYWYYYKSNNTRATGWINPDNNWYYLNGDGKMATGWLNYNGTWYYLNASGSMVSGWKQLNNIWYYLNDSGAMITGLNKIDNKIYMFYGNGSMAKGWVQLSNHWYYFSSSGSMSSGWIFDNGDWYYLYDTGAMAKGWINLGDTWYYLKDSGAMATGWVNVGTDYYYLDTRTGKMLTNTTTSDGFKLGPDGKKIGPGNPGTIPGSKYKGIDISHYNGDIDFAKVKSAGIQFVYIKATEGTTYVDNYLGTYYNGAKSAGLKTGFYHFLVGTSSPETQAQNFYNKIKDKQNDLKPVLDVESSGFDVMDYTIRFINEFKRLSNMDVCIYTYSNFINNLDNRLSKYTLWEANYSKGIFNLPANNIWSNRAGHQYTDQGYIDGINGNVDLDVFTQDILR
- a CDS encoding glycosyltransferase family 39 protein; amino-acid sequence: MLDLTKKTIYMILISFIGLFIGSSFFIRAKYNSFVYGDKPILQNQEIGIFLLIAVILIILSIALYKLSLKLNRFSKKIIIPVVLIFSFSIQIVIIFLFTKLPEADSKTVLSIALNMLYKYNYSAFQAKGYLYMFPFNFSTVLYLETLLSIFPNNYLIIKIFNILFTLITSLMIYLIYRELNYKSKSNDYGVLIFAATYIPSLLMCNYIYNDIIATTLLTSAVYCIIKFIKEKSIKYIIISSILLSIGNYFRGIGAIFLIAGLIYILINIKEIGINKVLTAFCILLALFNLPAWTEDAILKSNGIVSESINKNSAPIYMWLNMGLNQDTLGYWDNMKSYNIYQRNANYNKEKSSELFKNEIEKKLSNTSLPNLAKFYYEKVLWTWTEGTYQIETFGIGNSAATNSRQKMNRYNQQYSYPTFATELFKGDSIYRSGLNWILYVMNFLMYCLILIKLVLGMKSKKFNEVFLSLIILGFIGFYILWEIKSRYIYPVYPLLIVLSYMGFKDTYDLISIRNFKQSISQLLRKEL
- a CDS encoding ribonuclease H family protein is translated as MKMILFTMEIIDAKDDNYKIKISRDLESSVIEFNTIKKELQFLSDNILTDYLKINEYQLRKMLHNKRRDTYFVGFAVKFVLSDGKDVAAFNDRSKILVLDKRNNNYKSYAIEEHKVDKKIYKIFTDASYLEKKEYGGYAFIIEDLEGKYNLYTEKVDKIGSCQAELEAAIKALKILKDIKRLRIITDSQYVRKGLTEWLPIWKFNGFKTVNGEPPKNIEKWLSFDEACNDKYIEFQWVKGHSDHFENSLCDMYARKAAKELSR
- a CDS encoding MATE family efflux transporter, which gives rise to MAGTRNLTKGNPAKLILLFTVPLLIGNIFQQFYNIADTFIVGRTIGINALAAVGCTGSIMFLILGFAQGLTSGLSIITAQKFGAGDKKAIKESYFTGIVISMIVTIILTTISTILARPILVAMNTPTEIIDDAYNFVFIIFLGIIASMFFNFFSNIIRALGDSKTPLIYLIIACILNIVLEFGFILIFKMGVSGAALATVIAQGVSALLCIWYIKRNLPILRLKKSDIKLSRDVFLEHVRMSLPMGFQASIIAIGAIAVQFALNSLGAVSVAAYTAAQKIDTIAIQPMMSFGITMATYTAQNYGAEKFERIKQGVRKCIFISVSFSIIVGLINIFAGHILTSIFVGSDQTEVISLSQVYLTANGIFYFILSLLFIYRYTLQGLGQSFIPTVAGIMELLMRTFAAIMLAKPFGFLGVSLASPLAWIGACIPLAGAYYITMRKIDHEKLKKTHYEGDNNIEDCGCIDKQL
- a CDS encoding TVP38/TMEM64 family protein — encoded protein: MKSSKYKFQKIILLITILIIFFGSVIYFSWPFLTAFSSPDKARKIISGAGAFAPLIYILMQIIQVIIAPIPGQVIGLIGGILFGPVLGVIYTIIGSTIGFTIIFIITRRLGRPFVNRFVSEKFLNKFDHLTKEQGPLIFFLIFLLPAFPDDIISFIAGLTTIKISTLVIISILGRLPGYIVLSITGNGLVEDLNFSIFLFAVLAIFSILAWWKRVWIHKFVNHTNRILFIKEQWKLWWKGILIYGTILIITIFLLYEFIVVFKIIK